The genomic stretch GGCGATTGGCAGGAGCTTTTCGCCGCCAACATATAGGATAAGACCGCAAGGCGTTTCAAGCGAAAATCTGGTAAATTGGAACTACGGAGACGATTGCGTGATGCTTATGCTATGCTTACGCATAGCGTGCATTCACGTACTCTCCGTAAAGGCTTTACCAGAGCCATCGCTTGAAGGTAGTGTGAATTGCACGCTACTTTTTTACCCTTGCCTAACGAAAGGAAACGATTATGGGTAAAGTTCAGATTCTCGCCGTACTGACGATGGACGGATGTCTTTCTTCAGAGTTATATGATAAAGCACATCAGGATTTGTGCCTTGACCGTTGCGGTCTTGATGAAATCAGGAAGAAAGCCTTTTACCGTGTGACACCGGACTATTCCATTTCAATGCTGCACGAATGGAGAAAAGACTGCACAAACATCCGTTACCTCGCGGAAGCCACACCGGACACGGCAGACTATATAAACGGACTGCTGCGGATGCACGCTGTGGATGAAATCATACTATACACCGTTCCTTTCATATCCGGAAGCGGACGACATTTTTTTAAGTCGGCTCTGCCAGAGCAACACTGGACGCTTTCCTCTTTGAAAAGCTATCCCAACGGTGTATGTCGCATTATCTATATCCTTGATAAAAAAGCAAGATAGCCAAAATGTGCGGCAAGCATACATTTCTATTTTCAGGAATAGAATAAATGTTCCGATTACAAACAATTTAAGTCGGAGATAATTTGTCCTTGTGAAAAAATACTGAATTTTATACCTCTGAAATCCAGCACTTTGTAAAATTGAGTGTTGGATTTTTTATTTTCTGCCGCGTTTTTTGCCAATTATATTCATGTGCGCACGCAGAAAACAAAGTGTAATTTTCAAAATTGACAGAACCATGAATTATTTCTTGCTGGCGGAAACCGACTTTTTCCGCCTGATAAACGAAGCCGGCGACTGCAATATGGAAACGGCATACACGGCTTTCGCCACCCAAGTGATCGAACTGTGCAACGGCGGCATGGACATGAACCTTACCGTCATCGCGCTTGCCTACATCGAAATCGAGTTGCAGCACCATCCCGTACGTAATCTGTCAGAAGAAAAAAGAGAGATTGCCGCCTACGTCAGCAAGGCTCTGTCTTTCGTAAGAAAGATGCAGAAATTCCTTGCCACGCCCCAAGTGCCACCACTAATATCCGCCAACAACGCAACAGAAACCACCGCCAGCCTTCTTCAATGGACGGGCAATGCCATCGACCTCGTGGAACTTATCTACGGCATAGACGTGATGGGCTGCATCAACAACGGCAATATGCCGCTCAAACAGCTCGCCCCACTTCTCTATAAGATATTCGGGGTTGATTCTAAAGACTGCTACCGCTTCTACACTGATATCAAACGCCGGAAGAACGAAAGCCGCACCTATTTCATTGACAGGATGCAGGAAAAACTGAACGAGAGAATGTTGCGTGATGAGGAGTTGGAGCGGATGAGAAAATAAAAAAATATCCATTACATATGAGAAGACAGGAATACTCGTATCCTGTCTTTTTATTTTCATTTAATTATATATTAATTAGCACAATATATGTGAGTTTTTCATTCCTATAAGGACAAATTTCAGAAACGTATGTCTGGTAAATTATTGAGTCATCATAGTATGAACATATATCATTACTAAAAACAATGAAACAACTTCCATAAGATTGTGGTTGTAAAAATCGCCATTTAATAGCCCGTTTTTTTTGTAAAATTCGCCAATTAAAAAAATATGATTATCTTTGCATTATATTTTATAAGGTATGGAAACAGTAAATAGAATACTTCAAGAGAAGATTACAGCACGAATCGCGCCCAATAAAGCAGTACTGATTTTTGGTGCTCGCCGTGTTGGTAAAACGGTAATGATGCGTAAAATTGTGGACAACTATTCAGGTAGGACGATGATGCTCAACGGCGAAGACTACGACACATTAGCACTATTGGAGAATCGCTCAATAGCCAATTATCGGCATTTATTGGATGGTATTGATTTGCTGGCTATTGATGAGGCACAGAACATACCACAAATCGGTAGTATTCTGAAGTTGATAGTTGATGAAATACCGGGAATAAGTGTCTTGGCAAGTGGTTCTTCGTCATTCGATTTGCTGAATAAGACTGGTGAACCGTTGGTCGGCCGCAGTACGCAATTTCTCCTTACACCATTCTCGCAACGGGAAATCGCACAGACGGAAACGGCACTTGAAACCCGCCAGAACCTCGAAGCGCGCTTGATTTACGGTTCCTATCCCGAAGTAGTAATGATGGAGAACTATGAACGTAAAACAGACTACCTACGTGATATTGTCGGTGCATACCTGCTTAAAGATATCTTAGCAATTGACGGCTTAAAAAATTCGAGCAAGATGCGCGATCTACTGCGATTGATAGCTTTTCAGTTGGGCAGCGAAGTTTCTTACGAAGAGTTAGGTAAACAACTCGGCATGAGCAAGACGACCGTTGAAAAATACCTCGACCTATTGGAAAAGGTCTTCGTTATCTATCGTCTGGGGGCTTATTCGCGTAACCTACGCAAGGAGGTTACAAAAGCTGGCAAGTGGTACTTCTACGACAACGGCATTCGCAATGCCATTATCGGGGCTTTCTCACCGCTGGCCATTCGGCAGGATGTCGGTGCGCTGTGGGAGAACTACATCATCGGAGAGCGGCGCAAAGCGAACTTCAATGAGGGACTGCACAGGGAGTTCTATTTCTGGCGCACCTACGACAAACAGGAAATCGACCTGATTGAGGAGAGTGCCGACAGTCTTACCGCCTTGGAGTTCAAGTGGGGAAATAAAATGCCGGCCGCACCGAAAGCCTTCCAAGAAGCCTATCCCTATGCCGAGTTTCATGTGGTAAATCGGGAGAATTATTTGGAGTTCGTATAATCAATAAATTACGTATATGGAAACAAAACTACAATCCAAACAGCAATATCCGCGGTTTATCCAAAATAAACCGTGTGGTATTGACAAATTCGATGGAGGTTCGCAAGAAAGGTTGGCAAAAACTATTGCTCGCCATTTTTGTCAGAATGATTCATTGGATGAGGAATGTACTTTACCTCGAATTATCGGCATCGAAGGTATTTGGGGATCTGGAAAATCCAACGTGGTTAAAATGTTGGAACGTGAATTATCAGACGACTATTACTTTTTTGAGTATGACGCATGGGGACATCAAGAGGACTTGCAACGCCGCTCTATATTGGAATTGCTTACAAGCAAACTTATTGATGATGGTATCCTATCTGGAAATGCAACAATAAAAGTCAAAGGTGGAGGTACGAAAACCGTATCATGGTCTGAAAAGCTGAAATATTTATTAGCCCGTAAAACGGAGACCGTAACCGAAAAATATCCCCTTATCAGTAATGGTATGGTTGCGGCATTTTTGGTTGCAGTTTTAACTCCGATATTTACATTTATTGCGTATGCAGTAAAACCTACACCCACAACATGGTGGTTTTCTTTATTGTCTATTATCATAGCTGCACTGCCAGTTCTTATTGCATTGTGCGTTTGGAAATGGGCATATAGCAAAGATCATAAATATGGATGGAGTTATATGTTAGCTATTTATCAAGATAAAGTCGAAAAGGACGTTTGCTATGAGACTTTGAGCGAAGACGAACCAACGGTTTACGAGTTCAAAACATGGATGCAAGACATTTCTGATTTTATCAAGGAAAAAGGACAACGTAAATTAGTCCTTGTTTTTGACAACATGGATCGTCTCCCCGCTGAAAAAGTAAAAGAATTATGGTCTTCTATCCATACGTTCTTCGCCGATAGCGGTTTTGAAAATGTTTGGGCTGTTATTCCTTTCGATGAAACACATTTAGCTTGTGCATTCGGAGATGAGACCGACGAACAAACGAAACAACTGACCAAGTATTTTATCAATAAAACTTTCCCTATTGTTTATCGTGTTGCTCCTCCTGTTATTACCGACTATCGAAGTATATTCAACAAACTGTTTGTTGAAGCATTTGGAGAAACAGAAAATGAAGCGAAAGAAACTATAAATCGGATATTCAGATTGGTAAATCCTAATGCCAATGTTAGGGAAATTATATCATATATCAATGAGATGGTCGCTCTTAAACAAGAGTGGTGTAACGAAATTTTGATGATAAACATAGCATTGTTCTGTTTGAAGAAGACGGATATTCTGGCAAATCCAGTAGAACAAATATTGTCCGGCGACTATCTGAATGGCATTCAAACAATAATTAACAATGATCTGCAAACACAACGCGAAATTGCAGCTTTGGTATATGGTGTCGATGTTGAAGATGCTCGACAAATTCCATTGAAAAAATATATTGAAGGCTGCATCAACGGAGAAGAAGACCACGACATAAATCAATATGCAGAGACTAATAAACAATTTGACACTGTATTAGAAGAAGTTATACAATGTATGGACAATGCGCTTATCGATAAGATTATACATTGTTTGCATAAATTAACTCGAAAGAGCGATGTTATTCTGCGTGTATGGCAAAGAATAGCACAATTGAAATTAAAAGAATCCATAGAGAAGCAGGTGTTCCCTGTCGAATACCAAGAACTGCTGTTGCATTTAGACACGGAAAGCCAAAACCATGTGATTGCTCAATTATATAAGAAGATAGTTCGGTTCAATGACTTCAATGGCGGCGACTATTTCAAAACGTTAGATGCAATAGACAGGTTTATTGCGCAAAATAAGTTGGCGTGCGATTTTACGTCATTGATTGAAGCAAAAACAGTCAAGCCAAATACATTTATCGATTATATTCAAGCTGCAAATGCAACAGATGCTGCCTATCGGGATAACGCGACAACTAAAGCATATAAATATTATCAAGTAGCAACAAATTCGGAGGCGCTCGATAATTATTTGGCAAACTTACTACCCGATAATTTCGACCATGCAGATATTGTAAAAACGTTAAAAGATAATTCTACCTATACGTTTCCAACGCTTTTGCAAGCGATCACGAATTGCATTGATGAACAGAATGTAAATAAAGATAATATAGGGGCTATATTTACAACCTATCGTTTATTGGCATCTGACGAAGAAAGACCTTTACCTGTAACGTTAGATTCAACCTACATAAATCAGTTGCATTCTGAATTAGAAACTGATGGCCGAAACATTAAAGAGTCTGGATATTACGATTTAGTCGCCATGCAATTGGCACATGGTCATTCCGTTTCCTTAATAGAGGGTGGAGATATAAAATATGTTGCAGAACTCATGGACTATTATGTGGATCATGGAGACTTATTAGTAAATAGTGTGGGATGGAATATACCGCTATTAAATGAAACACTACAATACATGGTAAATCATAAACTTGGCTATAAATTATTGCTCTCAGACATATTGCCCCAATTTGAAGATATTAAGAACAGAATAGGTGTAACGGATGAGGTATTTATCGAGCATTTAGCAGAGTGGAATACCGATTTGGATAAGTATATCACTAAGAACAATATTAAAGATGTAATTCCTGACGCATCTTTTTACGATTTGACCACTAAAATAAGCAATGTCCTGACCGATCATATCAATAAAATAGCGTTCGAAGCGTTGTCTGAAATAAGTGTTGATACATTATACGCCCAAAGAACAGCACATACATCATATTATTGGTTTGTCGCAATAAAACATTTACTGGCTAAAATCAAATCCTTGCCAGATAACTTGACTGAATTTGGCAAAAAGATTCTGATGGATATTGCTTCTGGAACTCAAAGTTTGAATCCTTTCCCTAATTGTTTCAAGAATATAGTTGAAAGATTGGATAAACGAAAAATTAAATCGACAGTTACCGATATAAGAAATGATTTCTGCATCGGTAAAAAGACTATCAATGCAATAAAGTTTCAATTTTTCGAAACATGGCTTAGATCGCATGGTAATTTGAAAAGTCAAGCTGGAGACGTTATTGATAAAATAGTGAAACCTGTAATTTCCGATGGGGCATGCCGTTCATTGATTCTGCAAAACAAAGATTTTTATATGGATTTAATAAATACAGCAGGGGATGATGCTTATGAATTGAAAAAGAGTCTCCGAAACCTCATACAAAAAGATTCAGATCCGCAATTGGTTAAATTTGTCAATTCGATAGATTCAGTACCTGAGGTTGAAACCGCGTAAGTATTTGTCTAACAAGTCCGAATTTTACGATTTTACCCGTCAGAACTGAAGTGCCCCCCAAAAAAATTGTATCCAACTTTTGGGGGTCACTTCAAACTTCGATAGGGATAATTTTCAATTTTGGGGACTTGTTAGACAGTCTCATTATCTGGTAGCAGTTTACACAGCACCGGATCGTTTTTGATACGCTCCAGTTCCTCCTGCACAATCTGCTTCACCTCTTCCTTGATGCGCCGGTAGTTCGCCTGCACCGTTTCCTTCATGCGGTCGTTGCCGTCCTCGTCCGTGAAGTTTGTAATGACGGGAATTTTCTTGTAGGCACTTTCTTCCCGTTTCACCTTTTCGGCATCCACCACAATCTCGCAATGAAAAATCTTCTGCTCGATACGCTCGTTGAAGTTGTCGGATACAGAACCGACAAACATTCCCTGCGTAAGCCCGGAAATCTTACTCGGTGGAATGAGCGCGTCCATCTGCGTGTTGATGGAGGTGGAAACATCCTGCCGGTTGATGGAGATGGACTGCCGTTTCTGCAACACCTTACCGAACCGCTCGGAGAGCGTCTTGGCTGTTTCCCCCACCACCTGACCGGAGAAAATATTGCCGACAGTGTTCATCACCACTTTCGCCTCTTTGTCCCCGTAGTCACGCACTAACTGGCTGAAATCCTGAAAGCCCAGACACACGGCAACCTTGTTGCTTCGGGCGGTAGCTATAAGATTGTCCAACCCTTTGAAGTATATTGTGGGCAACTCGTCGATGATGACCGATGACTTCAGCATCCCCTTCTTGTTGATGAGCTTCACGATACGGGAATTATACAGACCGAGTGCCGCACCGTAGATATTCTGACGGTCGGGATTGTTACCCACGCAGAGGATTTTCGGCTCTTCGGGATTGTTGATGTCCAGCGTAAACTCGCTGTCTGACATCACCCAGTAGAGCTGCGGTGAAATCATCCTCGAAAGCGGGATTTTTGCCGACGCTATCTGACCCATGAGCTGCTCCGCAGCCCCTCCAAGCCACGCATCCATGAACGGCGAAAGGTAGTTCTCCAGCTCCGGATAAGAGGTCAGTATCGGAAATATATCCTCGTAACGGCGGTTCAGAAACTCGATAGCATGGGGAAACGTGCAAAACTTCCCGTTCTGATAGATTTTGAGATACCAGATAATACTGGCAAACAGAATGATAGGTGACTCCACGAAGAAGTCGCCCTGCTTTTGCACCCACGTTTTATTGAGGTTGAGCATTATTGTGTAGGCACTCTCATAGGCATCCGTAATATCTTCCATAAAATCCGGGTGAATGGGATTGCACCGATGAGAGCGTCGCGGGTCGTCGAAGTTGATCACATAGAACTTCGGCTTTACCTTGTAGCCGTCCGGGTGGTTCAGCAAATGGTTGTAGGCAATAGTAGATAGGTCGGGATACTTGAAATCGTAGATGTATTGACTAAAGCCCTTTTCAATCTGTTGCTTGATAAAATTGTTTACCACGGCATAGGACTTGCCGCTGCCCGGCGTACCCAACACGATGGACGCACGGAAGGGATTAACTACATTGATCCAACCGTTGTTCCAGCGTTTCCTGTAATAGAAACGTGTCGGCAGATTGACCGAATACTCGCTTTCGATAAGCCTCGTTTCCTGCATGAAACTCTCGTTCTCGTTGTTGAAAACATCCTCCATCAAATTGTGTTTCAACAGGCGGCTCATCCACAGACCACCCATCAACAGGCAGACATAGCCCGTTCCAATGGTAAGGACATACAGTCCCGTCACCGCTTCAAGCGGCAGCGGCAGGGGCAGCAACCACCAGTTCAGGAAAAACAGCACGAACCCGACGGCAAATGCTGTCCAGATTCTCCCCCAAGTGATTTTCTCACCCTTGACACCCTTCGTACCCAGACAGGACAAGGCAAGCAAAAGGACGGAAAACAGCTTCGTGTAGAGAATGGAATGGAACAGCCCCGCCGTGCGGTCGAAGTTCAGAAGGATTTTGTCCACCACGCCGATGTTCACGCCCCACAGCCGGATGGCTTCGTAGCAGAACCAGTACACGTTCATGACCACTAAAATGATACTCACGGCACGCAGAAAATCCATGATTTTCGCCAATGCCCTCAAATCGTCTTCTTGTTGTGACATACATTGATTTTTTAATTGTTGATACTCTGATTACATACCCAAGCCCTTGCGTTTTTTCTTCTTTTTGCGCTTCATCGCCCGGATGAAAGCCTCTTCCTCGGCATCTACCGCCGGACCTTCGGGAGTGAGCAAGCCCATACCGCCCGATATATCTTCACTGTCGTAGGCGGTCTGCCCGTGTGCCTTGTCCGCAGCATCCACAGGGATGGATAGCGGTATCGGCGGTTGTCCGGCGTATGGCAGGGTGAAGTGTTCCTGCAAGGCATTCGCCGAAAGCTCCTTACCCATGCGCGAACCGTTCAGCACGCATCCCGTGCGGTGGTCGATGAAGGTAGCCCCATAGATGCGCCCTTCCTCTGTGTAGCGCAGTACGGTGTCGATGCCCTTCTCTTTGAGTTGGGATACAAATTTGTCCTTGTCATAAGTGCCTTGCAGCACGGAAAGGACGGTGCGTTTCGTCATGTCTGCCAGTTTCCTATCCTTGATTTCCGATTTGGAACGGACAAACTTCTTCTGTACGGCTTCATAGCCTGCGGACTTCCCGAAAAGCGAGGATTTGAACGGGTTGCCCACCTTGTTACCCTTGTCGTCCGTGACGGAATAGACCAGCCCGTGATACTCCCGTCCGCGCACGTTGCCCCTCGCTTCCTCCACCGTCATATTATATAAGGAAAGGAGCGCACGGTATTCGCCCATCGTCTGGAAACGGTACTGCCCATTCAGAGCCTTCACGGTGTTGCCTACCTGCTTCTTCACATCACCTGCCGATGCGGCCACCTTGCGCAACGGATTATCCAATCTCTGATTTTTACGTTCTGCCGGATGCAATCCGTACTTCTGTTCCAGTTCCCTGCGGATACGGTCGCTGCGGCGGTAGAGAAAATCCCGGTTGAGCCTTTTCCCGTTCTCGTCCACGTTGACCGTCACGATGTGCAGGTGGTGGCGGTCGATGTCCTCGTGCTTGAATACAAGATAAGGCTGGTTTCCGAAACCGAGTTTTTCCAGATACTCGCGGGCGATATTCTGCAACTCAATATCGGTCAGCACATCCTCCGGGTGCGGGTTGAGAGAGATATGCACCACCGGCTTCTCGATCTTCATCTGCGGTGGCAGGAAGGTGAGAAAACCCTCCATCGCCTTGCCTATGTCCACCGTTCCCGAACCGTCATTGTAGATGCGGTTGGTGGTGAGAAGCCGCCCCTGCGCCTCGTTAATCTTCTCCCCGTTGTAGGCAATCGCGCCGTACAACGAACTTCCTACACTGATTTTTGCGACCATTTTGCCTCCATTTCCCTTGAAAGTTCCACAATCCGGCGGCTCAGTTTCACGAGTTCGACGGTGTGTTGCTCTAATTTGTAGAGCAACGCCATCGCCTTTTTCTCTGAAAAATGCAGCCTCAGTTCCTTCACGACTTGGTTGTAATTCGTACCCACGGCACGGAATTGTGCATGAAAATCCGACAGTTTGGTGTAATAGTCCACCAACGTCTTGTCCACCTTCAGCACCTTGAACGGTTGCCCGAAGAAGTGCGCTTTGAGGAAAACAGACCGTGCATAGACACCCGATTTTCCGAACATGGCGAGGAAACGGTTGTGTTCCTCCTCGTTGAAACGGACGGTGTACCGGTACACCGCCGGATCAAGTTTGGGATTTCTCCCTGATTTGCTTTTCCTTTTCTCTTTCATATTACTTTGGATTTAGCGGATTGACGGCATAAGCCGCCGCTTCGGATTACAGCACCGCAGTTCTGAAAGGCTTCCCGACTTCGGAGGGAAAGCCCGCCCCCTGCAAGGGCAAGTGCTTTTCGTGGCTGCTCAAAATATTTTGAGCGGCTGAAAAGACATCTTGCTATGTTCAGGTGAACATAAAAATCCGTCAGGGGACGGATTGGGAAAATACCTTTCAGGACTCCGGGCCGCGCGTCATCGGCGAACCCTGCTGTCCGGGTGCAAAGTTACGCCCTTAAAGCGGTATCGGACAGATGCTTGACCCGGTCAATGACTGCCAACCGGCGCAACGTGCCGCCACTTGCCGGAGAAGTGATACAGGTTCCAAAATATACTTGTTTATTTGCAGCATGATTCAAGAAACGAACGATTTGAAGATATGATAAACGGAACATTCAAATACCCGGAAATCCGCTTCTTCGGATACTTGCCGAAACGGATACCCGAACCGTCGGAAACCCGGTTCTCCGACAATTCGGTGACGTATGGATTCAATGACTTCATGACGCAATGTCGTCAATCACCATTTGTCCGACGCACCGCTTCACCACAGAACCGGATACGCGACGACCCGCCTGCGTGTGTAGTCACGGAAGCGGATGGTGCGACAGCCAAATCCGTATGGAAACAGAAAAACAAATCATCAACAATTAAAATAAATG from Phocaeicola dorei encodes the following:
- a CDS encoding RteC domain-containing protein, whose translation is MNYFLLAETDFFRLINEAGDCNMETAYTAFATQVIELCNGGMDMNLTVIALAYIEIELQHHPVRNLSEEKREIAAYVSKALSFVRKMQKFLATPQVPPLISANNATETTASLLQWTGNAIDLVELIYGIDVMGCINNGNMPLKQLAPLLYKIFGVDSKDCYRFYTDIKRRKNESRTYFIDRMQEKLNERMLRDEELERMRK
- a CDS encoding ATP-binding protein — protein: METVNRILQEKITARIAPNKAVLIFGARRVGKTVMMRKIVDNYSGRTMMLNGEDYDTLALLENRSIANYRHLLDGIDLLAIDEAQNIPQIGSILKLIVDEIPGISVLASGSSSFDLLNKTGEPLVGRSTQFLLTPFSQREIAQTETALETRQNLEARLIYGSYPEVVMMENYERKTDYLRDIVGAYLLKDILAIDGLKNSSKMRDLLRLIAFQLGSEVSYEELGKQLGMSKTTVEKYLDLLEKVFVIYRLGAYSRNLRKEVTKAGKWYFYDNGIRNAIIGAFSPLAIRQDVGALWENYIIGERRKANFNEGLHREFYFWRTYDKQEIDLIEESADSLTALEFKWGNKMPAAPKAFQEAYPYAEFHVVNRENYLEFV
- a CDS encoding dihydrofolate reductase family protein, with product MGKVQILAVLTMDGCLSSELYDKAHQDLCLDRCGLDEIRKKAFYRVTPDYSISMLHEWRKDCTNIRYLAEATPDTADYINGLLRMHAVDEIILYTVPFISGSGRHFFKSALPEQHWTLSSLKSYPNGVCRIIYILDKKAR
- the mobC gene encoding conjugal transfer protein MobC; translation: MSQQEDDLRALAKIMDFLRAVSIILVVMNVYWFCYEAIRLWGVNIGVVDKILLNFDRTAGLFHSILYTKLFSVLLLALSCLGTKGVKGEKITWGRIWTAFAVGFVLFFLNWWLLPLPLPLEAVTGLYVLTIGTGYVCLLMGGLWMSRLLKHNLMEDVFNNENESFMQETRLIESEYSVNLPTRFYYRKRWNNGWINVVNPFRASIVLGTPGSGKSYAVVNNFIKQQIEKGFSQYIYDFKYPDLSTIAYNHLLNHPDGYKVKPKFYVINFDDPRRSHRCNPIHPDFMEDITDAYESAYTIMLNLNKTWVQKQGDFFVESPIILFASIIWYLKIYQNGKFCTFPHAIEFLNRRYEDIFPILTSYPELENYLSPFMDAWLGGAAEQLMGQIASAKIPLSRMISPQLYWVMSDSEFTLDINNPEEPKILCVGNNPDRQNIYGAALGLYNSRIVKLINKKGMLKSSVIIDELPTIYFKGLDNLIATARSNKVAVCLGFQDFSQLVRDYGDKEAKVVMNTVGNIFSGQVVGETAKTLSERFGKVLQKRQSISINRQDVSTSINTQMDALIPPSKISGLTQGMFVGSVSDNFNERIEQKIFHCEIVVDAEKVKREESAYKKIPVITNFTDEDGNDRMKETVQANYRRIKEEVKQIVQEELERIKNDPVLCKLLPDNETV
- the mobA gene encoding conjugal transfer protein MobA, giving the protein MKEKRKSKSGRNPKLDPAVYRYTVRFNEEEHNRFLAMFGKSGVYARSVFLKAHFFGQPFKVLKVDKTLVDYYTKLSDFHAQFRAVGTNYNQVVKELRLHFSEKKAMALLYKLEQHTVELVKLSRRIVELSREMEAKWSQKSV
- a CDS encoding P-loop NTPase fold protein — encoded protein: METKLQSKQQYPRFIQNKPCGIDKFDGGSQERLAKTIARHFCQNDSLDEECTLPRIIGIEGIWGSGKSNVVKMLERELSDDYYFFEYDAWGHQEDLQRRSILELLTSKLIDDGILSGNATIKVKGGGTKTVSWSEKLKYLLARKTETVTEKYPLISNGMVAAFLVAVLTPIFTFIAYAVKPTPTTWWFSLLSIIIAALPVLIALCVWKWAYSKDHKYGWSYMLAIYQDKVEKDVCYETLSEDEPTVYEFKTWMQDISDFIKEKGQRKLVLVFDNMDRLPAEKVKELWSSIHTFFADSGFENVWAVIPFDETHLACAFGDETDEQTKQLTKYFINKTFPIVYRVAPPVITDYRSIFNKLFVEAFGETENEAKETINRIFRLVNPNANVREIISYINEMVALKQEWCNEILMINIALFCLKKTDILANPVEQILSGDYLNGIQTIINNDLQTQREIAALVYGVDVEDARQIPLKKYIEGCINGEEDHDINQYAETNKQFDTVLEEVIQCMDNALIDKIIHCLHKLTRKSDVILRVWQRIAQLKLKESIEKQVFPVEYQELLLHLDTESQNHVIAQLYKKIVRFNDFNGGDYFKTLDAIDRFIAQNKLACDFTSLIEAKTVKPNTFIDYIQAANATDAAYRDNATTKAYKYYQVATNSEALDNYLANLLPDNFDHADIVKTLKDNSTYTFPTLLQAITNCIDEQNVNKDNIGAIFTTYRLLASDEERPLPVTLDSTYINQLHSELETDGRNIKESGYYDLVAMQLAHGHSVSLIEGGDIKYVAELMDYYVDHGDLLVNSVGWNIPLLNETLQYMVNHKLGYKLLLSDILPQFEDIKNRIGVTDEVFIEHLAEWNTDLDKYITKNNIKDVIPDASFYDLTTKISNVLTDHINKIAFEALSEISVDTLYAQRTAHTSYYWFVAIKHLLAKIKSLPDNLTEFGKKILMDIASGTQSLNPFPNCFKNIVERLDKRKIKSTVTDIRNDFCIGKKTINAIKFQFFETWLRSHGNLKSQAGDVIDKIVKPVISDGACRSLILQNKDFYMDLINTAGDDAYELKKSLRNLIQKDSDPQLVKFVNSIDSVPEVETA
- the mobB gene encoding conjugal transfer protein MobB; amino-acid sequence: MVAKISVGSSLYGAIAYNGEKINEAQGRLLTTNRIYNDGSGTVDIGKAMEGFLTFLPPQMKIEKPVVHISLNPHPEDVLTDIELQNIAREYLEKLGFGNQPYLVFKHEDIDRHHLHIVTVNVDENGKRLNRDFLYRRSDRIRRELEQKYGLHPAERKNQRLDNPLRKVAASAGDVKKQVGNTVKALNGQYRFQTMGEYRALLSLYNMTVEEARGNVRGREYHGLVYSVTDDKGNKVGNPFKSSLFGKSAGYEAVQKKFVRSKSEIKDRKLADMTKRTVLSVLQGTYDKDKFVSQLKEKGIDTVLRYTEEGRIYGATFIDHRTGCVLNGSRMGKELSANALQEHFTLPYAGQPPIPLSIPVDAADKAHGQTAYDSEDISGGMGLLTPEGPAVDAEEEAFIRAMKRKKKKKRKGLGM